Proteins encoded together in one Bacillus horti window:
- a CDS encoding superoxide dismutase, translating into MFDAQRNQAYLTELLDWAKKTKQAGWENGRELKEHEARILSNWQNEMNTLIEHIHIQLKKEASLSETALKTGTSKETFRPSSKKGEQAKSVEIMELEQRASSLYYMLMDLLSKKSATPFSQVFKKEEETKAVPAQGMESSSSGTPHMEQAVPKRSVPIGEQRLPPLPYAYDALEPYISEEIMRLHHDKHHQSYVDGLNKAEKMMAEARRTGNYDLLRHWEREAAFNGSGHYLHTIFWHNMKPNGGGRPSGELAHQINESFGSLDRFMRHFSEAADRVEGIGWAILVWAPRAQRLEILQADKHQNFAQWDVIPLLVLDVWEHAYYLQYRTDKRAYIQNWWNLVNWDYVEKRFNEAKELRWHPY; encoded by the coding sequence ATGTTTGATGCTCAACGAAATCAAGCCTACCTAACAGAATTATTAGATTGGGCTAAAAAAACGAAGCAAGCCGGTTGGGAAAATGGTAGGGAGCTAAAGGAACATGAAGCGAGAATTTTAAGTAACTGGCAAAATGAGATGAATACACTCATCGAGCATATTCACATTCAGCTTAAGAAAGAGGCAAGTTTATCAGAGACTGCTTTAAAAACTGGGACGAGTAAGGAAACCTTTCGCCCTTCGTCAAAAAAAGGAGAGCAAGCAAAGTCCGTTGAAATAATGGAGCTTGAGCAGAGAGCCTCCTCTTTGTATTATATGCTGATGGATTTACTTTCGAAAAAATCAGCTACACCATTCAGCCAGGTCTTTAAAAAAGAAGAAGAAACTAAGGCGGTTCCAGCTCAGGGTATGGAGTCTAGTAGCTCAGGTACACCGCATATGGAGCAAGCTGTTCCAAAGCGTAGTGTTCCTATTGGTGAGCAGCGTCTACCGCCTTTACCTTATGCGTATGACGCATTAGAACCGTATATTTCAGAGGAAATCATGAGGCTACACCATGATAAGCACCATCAAAGCTATGTCGATGGCTTAAATAAAGCTGAAAAAATGATGGCTGAAGCGCGTAGAACGGGGAACTATGATCTGCTACGTCATTGGGAAAGAGAAGCCGCGTTCAATGGATCAGGACATTATTTGCATACGATCTTTTGGCATAATATGAAGCCGAATGGAGGAGGGCGTCCAAGTGGTGAGCTAGCCCATCAAATTAATGAGAGCTTTGGAAGCCTTGACCGGTTTATGCGTCATTTCTCTGAAGCGGCAGACCGGGTAGAGGGCATTGGTTGGGCTATTTTAGTGTGGGCGCCTCGTGCTCAGCGTCTGGAAATCCTGCAGGCTGATAAGCACCAAAATTTTGCTCAGTGGGATGTAATTCCATTACTTGTACTAGACGTTTGGGAGCATGCGTATTATTTGCAATATCGTACAGACAAAAGAGCATACATTCAAAACTGGTGGAACCTTGTGAACTGGGATTATGTAGAAAAACGCTTTAATGAAGCTAAAGAGCTTAGATGGCATCCATACTAA